The sequence GCGGCTCGATCCGCCGCAGCAGCCGGTCCGCGGCCAGACCGGCCAGCACCCCGGCGATCAGGCCGACCCACCCACCGACCACGACCAGCGCGGCCACCCCGGCCAGGCCCGCGCCGAGTCGGATCCGGTCCGGCCACCACGCCGGCCTGGCCCGCTCCGCCACCGCTGGCCGGACGAGCAGACGAAGGCGTCGCCCCGGACGTGCCCGCCCTCCGCCGGCGACCAGGAGCAGAGCCGCTCCGGCGAGGCAACTCCCAGCCACTACCTGCCGGAGCATCAGTCGTCCCGCCCCGGCATCGCGCCAAACCGTTCGGCCCAGAGCAGCCCGCCGATCTGCAACGCGACGGCCGCGAGTGCGCTGCCCCCGCCGATGGTCGTGTGCAGGAGCACGGCGATCGGGTCCACGCCGATGGCGTAGCCGAGGCCGATGCCGCCGAGCGGCAGCGCGGCCAACAGCCATGCGGTCGCCCGGGATCCGGCCGCCTGGGCGGCAGCCGCGGCGAGGCCGCGATCGGCGGCACGCGCATCCGCTTCCACGCGTTCCAGCAGCTCGGCCAGCGGCGCCCCGGTCCGGTCGGCCAGCCGCACGGCGGCCCGGGCCAACCGGGCGACCCGTTGTGGCCCGTCGACAACCGCATCGCCGACCGGCAGCCCGGCACGCAGGTCGGCGGCGAGGGCGGAGAGCTGGTCCAGCTCGCGGCGGCGGGCCCGATCGGCCAGCTGACGGGCGCGCCGCCGCCGGACCGCCCGGGCCGCGAGCACGCCGTACGCGGTCAGCACCACCGCCGCCACCGGCCCGCCCAGGACGGCTCCCGCCCCACCGCACGACAGGACCGCCAGCAGCAGGCCCCGCCGGGGTGGCGGCACCCCCGGATCGGCCTTCACTGAGTCGACGGCCAGGGCGGCGACAGCGCCGGCACCGGGCCCGACCACGCGGGAAGCGCCGACAAGCCCGCCGGGTAGCGGATCGGCGGTGTCGCCGGCCGACCCGGTCACCGCGGCACCGGCCGAGGTCGGGCTCAGCGACACGGCGGCCCGAAGCCGGCGCCCAGCGGCCGGTACGGGCGCCGCGGCCGGGTGCGCCGCAGCCGGGTGCGTGGCGGCCGGGTGCGCCGCAGCCGGGTGCGTGCCGGCCGGGTGCGTGGCGGCCGGGTGCGTGGCGTCATGCCGCCCAGGTGGGCGGACCGGCACCGACCGCTTCGCGGCGGCGTACTTTCCGCGTCGTCCGCCATCGGCCGTCGCCCGCGCCCCGCCGATCCGGCCCCCGTGGGCGGGACCGGCGACGCCAGACGCCTGCGGCGACCGGCTCCGGCCCGCGGGGCCGAGGACGGCGCGCTGCCGGGCCCGGCCGGCGCGGACCGGCCAGGCCACCGTTGCCGCTGCGGCGGCCAGGAGCACGATCACCAGCCAGCCCTGGATGGTCACGACGGGCCCGCCGAACCCGGCCAGGCCGCGCAGAGGATGGGCGGCACAGTCACGTCCCGCTCCCGCAGCAGCGCGCCGAGCGGCCGGGCGGCGAGGCCGAGCCCGCGCCCGCGTACCCAGGCGGGAACCACGGTGACCAGCCGGTCCGGCCCCTCGGGAAGCAGCAGGCTCACCGACTCCAGCACTCGCCCCTCGGCGGTGCGGCGCATCTGCAGGAGGACCTGCAACGCTGCGGTGACCTGGGCGTGCAGGGCGGCCCGGGGCAGACCGCCGAGCAGCCCGAGCGCCTCCAACCGGGCCGGTACGTCCGTGGCGGCGTTGGCGTGCAGGGTTCCGGCGCCACCGTCGTGGCCGGTGTTCAGCGCGGCGAGCAGGTCGACCACCTCCGCGCCCCGGCACTCGCCCACCACCAGCCGGTCCGGGCGCATTCGCAGCGCCTGCCGGACCAGGTCGCTCAGCCCGACCGCCCCGGCACCCTCCACGTTGGACGTACGGGCCTGGAGTCCGATCACGTGCGGGTGCACCGGACGGAGCTCGGACGCGTCCTCGACGAGCACGATCCGTTCGGTGCCGGGCACCATCCCGAGCAGCGTGTTGAGCAGGGTTGTCTTCCCGGAGCCGGTGCCCCCGGTGACCAGATACGCCAGCCGGGCCGCCACGACAGCGGCCAGCACCGGCGCCACCGGCCGCGGCACGGTGCCCTGGTGCACCAGCTCGTCGAGCGTGAACGGCCGCTGCCGGAAGGTACGCAGCGAGAGGTACGGCCCGTCGGTCGCCACCGGCGGCAGCACGGCGTGCAGGCGGGTGCCGTCGGGCAGTCGGGCGTCGGCGTACGGGGAGGCGTCGTCGAGCCGACGGCCGGCGGCCGCGGTGAGCCGCTGCGCCAGCCGGCGTACGTCGTCGACCGTGCCGAGCGGCACCGCCACCTGGTGCAGCCCGCGCCCCCGGTCGACCCACACCCGGGTACCGTTCACCAGCACGTCGGTGACCTGCGGGTCGGCCAGCAACGGGGCGAGCGGGCCGGCACCGACGAGGTCGTCGTGCACCCGGTCGGCGATCCGCAGCAGCGCGGTGTCCCCGAGCACGGCACCCGGCTCGGCGCGTACGGCGGAGACGATCGCGGCGGGGGTGACCGGGGTGGCCGCCTCCGCGAAACGCTGCCGGACGCGGACGGCCAGTTCTTGCGAGTCGCCCGGGCCGGTCACGCGGCACCCCGCGCCGGCACGTCGGTCAGCTCGCCGAGGATCCGTTGGCAGAGCACGGCGAGGGGCCCCTTCCCGGCGGCGGCGGGTGCCTCGCCCCGCTCCAGGCCCCGCCGGATCCCCGGCTCGGGACGTAGCGTGCCGGCGAGTGGCAGCCCGAGAGCCCGAGCCACCTCGCCGGCCTTGAGCCGGCCCGGGGACGGCCCGCGCACGATCACCGCCAGGTCCGCGCAGTGTGGGGCGGCGGCCGCCACCACCCGGGCCGCGGCGGCGGTGGCCCGCAACTCGGCCGGTACGACCACCAGCGCCCGGTCCGCGGCCTGCAACGCGATCACGGCCGCGTCGTCCAGGTGCCGGGGCAGGTCGAGGACCACGACGTCCCGGCCGCGGCGCGCGGCGTCGACGGTGGCGGCCATCGCCTCGGCCGGCAGGTGCAGCAGGTCACCCCGGTCCCAGGAGAGCACGACCAGGTCACCCCGGTTGGGCAGGGCCCGGACGAGCGACGGCGGGTCGACCCGCCCGTCGGTGTCGGTCAGGCCCGGCCAGCGCAACCCTTCCAACTGCTCCCAGCCGAGCACGAGGTCGAGGCCGCCGCCGAGCGGATCGACGTCGACCAGGAGGGTACGCAGCCGGGCTCGGGCCGCGGTGACGGCGAGCCCACCCGCCAGCACGCTGGCCCCGGCGCCGCCGCGCCCGCCGAGCACCGCCACGACCCGCGCTCCGCCTGGACCGGAGCGGTCGCCCACACATTCGGCGAACCGGTCGACCAGCCACGGCTCGGCGGCGGGCAGGGTCGCGACGTGCTCTGCGCCGATCAGCTCGGCGACCTGCGTACCCGGATCGAGGTGGCCGGAGCGGCCGACCAGCACCGTCCGGGGCCGGCGCGGCAGCCGGGCCCGCAGGCAGGCCTGCGCCTGGTCGGCGCCGACGAGCACCAGTGGGGCCGGTGCCCAACGGGCCCGGGCGGCGGCGGGATCGGCAGCCAACTCGACCTCGGTGCCGCCCGCTGCGGCGAGCCGGAGCAACTCGTCGAGGAGTTCGCCATCGGCGGTGACGAGCAGGGGAAGGCGGTGGCGCGGCGGAAGCGGGGTACGGGGCGGCATGACGGCCTCCAACGGTCGGACTCGGACGTGCCGCCGGCAGCCTGCCGGGGCAGCCGGAGCGACGCTGGCACCCCGCGCTCCCCTGTGGATGACGGCGGGCGCTGTGGACAGGCCCCGGCCGGCGAGGTGATCTGCTATGGGCGGGCGGACCGGCCATCGACGCCGGCGGTTGCATCAGCGTCAGCGACGCGGCCGACGGCGCTCGCGGTGACCGGCTCCGCGCGGCAGATCGATCGGGCCGCCGCTGGCGACAATCCGTCCAACGCCTTCGGTTGGATGGATTACCTCAGCCCAGCTCGACTGGCTGCATGCGTTCGTCCAGATGGTCGTGAATGACGGCAATCCATCCTCTTCCAAGCGGTCGGTCCCGCCACTACTGTCAGCAGCATGGCAACCGCAGGTGCCCCAGCCGTGCCTCAAGCACCGTTGCCCGGGTCGCTTACCGGAGTTGGCGCCTTTTCAGAGTTGCATCGGTCCGACGAGTCCTACAGCACCGGAGATCTCGGACGGAGGAAGCAGCCATGCCGCACAAACCTCGACTCTTCATCGGCTCGTCAACAGAAGGACTCGAAGTCGCGCGGGCAATACAGTTTCATCTTCAGCGCGATGCCGAGACGGTCCTGTGGGCGGACAATGTTTTCGCACCTACCGACTACGCTTTGGAATCGCTGGAGCGGGAGCTGCAAGCTGCGGACTGTGGTGTGTTTGTGCTGACACCGGATGACCTGGTCCGCAGCAGGGGAGCACAACGAAAGTCACCTCGAGACAACGTGGTTCTCGAGTTGGGTCTGTTCGCGGGAAAGCTAGGTCGCCGGCGGGCCGTGGTGGTTCAGCCGCGAGGCAGCAATCTCAAGATCCCGTCCGACTGGCTCGGAATAAACCCAGTCGATTACGACCATCCCGAAGATCCGACGAAGCTGATTACCGCCACTGCTTCGGCCGCCACCCAGCTTCGTTTGCATCTTAACGGCCTTCCCGCCCGGCCGTTGCATGTCACGTGGGACGAAACCTGTGCGTTGGTGAGAAAACTGGCCGGCATGCTACGCAGATCACCCTCGAATGGAGGATTCAGCTTCGACGTATTGGTCGGATTGTCTCGCGGCGGCGTCATAGTCGCTGACCTGCTCTCACGAATTTACGGCGGCAATACGCCAGTGATTTGTCTGTGGGCGGATCGTCACAGCGCATACCCCCAAACAACCTTCGCGCCTCCCGACAACTGGGTCAATCAATACGTTCTCTCGGCCCTCGCCTCAGAGAGAGTGCGCAACATCCTTGTCGTCGATGACATCACGCGGCAGGGCCGGACCCTGGCCGGCGCGAAGGACTTCTTGGTCAGCGCACTGCCGGACAAGACCGTTAAGAGCGCGATACTTTTCGCTCCGCCCGAGGCCAGGGAGCGGATTGACTACGTAGCGCGAATCCTGGACACGCGGCAGGTGCAGACCTCGTTTGCATTGGTCGACGATTGACGAAGCGGTGCCGCCCACCATCCCGTCGGCCGCCGCCCGGCCCGCCACGTCGACCTTGACGCCGGTTCGGGCGCTGGCGGGCGCAGCGCTCCCACGAAGGGGACGACCCCCGTCGGGGGGTGACGGGGGTCGTCGGGAGGTTCGGCTCCGGGGGGGGTCGAGCCGAACCCACTCAGCGGTCACGGGGGGTGCAACCGCCGAGGGCCTTCTGACCGGCGAGATATGAACTCTCGTCGCGAGCACAAGCATGCCGCAGTCGACCCTTCACGTCGAGTGTTGCCGAGTCCACCCACCGCCAAATTGGGTTCGGAGAGTGTGATCGCCGCCACGCTCGGCAGACCCAGGTACTCCGGCTCCGCCTGCCCCACCCGGGTGCCCGCTCCGTCTTGTTTCTCCGGCTACACTTTCGCGCCGTGGGCCGAGGTGCCGCTTTTTTCGATCTTGACAAGACCGTCATCGCCAAGTCGAGCGCTCTGGCGTTCGGTCGGCCGTTCTACCGGGACGGGCTGATCACGCGGCGTGACGTGGTCAAGTCGGCGTACGCGCAGCTGATGTTCCGGCTCGGCGGGACGGACGAGCAGACCATGGCCCGGACCCGGGACTACCTCGCCACCCTCTGCAAGGGCTGGCAGGTGGAACAGGTCCGCCAGATCGTCGCGGAGACGCTGCACGAGCTGATCAACCCCTACGTGTACGCCGAGGCCGCCGCCCTGATCGAGGAGCACCAGGCCGCCGGCCGGGACGTCGTGCTGGTCTCCGCCTCAGGCGAGGAGATGGTCCGGCCGATCGGCGAGCTGCTCGGGGTGACCGACGTGATCGCCACCCGGATGGCGGTCGAGGACGGCCGCTACAGCGGCGAGGTGGAGTTCTACGCGGCCGGCCCCAGCAAGGTCGACGCGGTCAGCCAGCTGGCCACCGAACGCGGGTACGACCTGGGCGCCTCGTACGCCTACTCCGACTCGTACAGCGATCGGCCCCTGCTGGAGTGCGTCGGCCACCCGACCGCGGTCAACCCGGACCGGGCGCTGCGCAAGCTGGCCGTGGAGAATTCCTGGCCGGTGCTGGAGTTCCGGTACCCGATCCCGCTCGGCCGGCGGCTGCGCGAGCGGCCCGCCGTACCGGTCGCCGCGGCGGCCCTCGGCGTCGGCGTCGGCGTCGCCATCGGGATCGCCTGGTACGGCCGGCACCGCCGCACCCGCGCCACCACCGCCACTCCCACCACCTGACCTCCGCACCCCCCGCGGACGCCTCGCGCCCCAGCGCGCAGTTTCACGGAAAGTGGTGCTGTCTGACGGCAGGAGGCCACATTTTCCGTGAAACTGCGCGGATCTTGGGCACGCAGCGCGCGGAGCGCGGATCGCAGGGGAACGGGCGGGCGCGGGGTCAGGCGGCGGCGAGGATCTCGTCGCCGACGGCGGTGAGCTGGTCGGCGGCCACCTCTACGGAGGTCATGTAGTGCCGTAGCCAGGAGCGCAGGCCGTCGGGGGTGCCGGTGGCGAAGGCGCCGGCCGCGCCGACGTACTCGGGCTCCCGCTCGCGGTGGCCGACGTCGACGCCGATCAGGCCGCGCGGGTCGAAACCGGTGGAGATCAGCACCAGCCGGGCGGCCGCCCGGGCCACCACCCCGGACGGGCCGGCGAAGGGGCGTAGGTTCAGCAACTCGCCGTGGACGACGGCGGCCAGCACCAGCGGCGGCACCTTCGTGCCACCGGCCACCAGCCCGGCCAGCCCGTCGAGGCGTGCGGCGACCACCGGGTCGGCCACCGGCCGGCCCAGTTCCGACTCGGCGACGGCGTCCCGGGCGGCGAGGACGTGCAATCTCGCGAGGACCTGCCGGGGGGCCTTCGGCCAGAGTTCACTCAGCCCGGGCAGCGCTCCGGCCACCCGCAGCGCCCCCTGCAGCACCGGGTCGGTGACCGTGCCGGCGCGTACCTCCTCGCGGTCGTGCACCCGGCCCTCCAGCGCCGCACTGGCCACGGCGGTGCGGAGGCTGACCTCGGCGGCGACCTGCCCGCCGTGGCGGCGCAGCGCGCGATGCCGGTGCGCCTGGTCGACCCGTTCCCGGGCCCGCTCGACGGCGGGCGCGATGTCGGCGAGCGCGAGCAGCGGGGCGAGCGGGTCGGTGGTCACCCCGCCACGCTACTCGGCGCGTGCCGGGGGCCGCTGGGCGCGCGGTGCTGGGCCAGGCTGTCGCGGGGTGGCCGTCGCGCGACTAACCTCAGCGACGTACGAGACCCAGGTCACGCGACGGAGGAGCACGCATGAGCGAGGCATTGGCCAACTTGCTGAACGAGACGCGCCAGTTCCCGCCACCGGCCGAACTCGCCGCGAACGCCAACGTCAAGGCCGACGCGTACGCCGAGGCCGACGGCGACCGGCTCGGGTTCTGGGAGCGCCAGGCCGGGCGGCTGACCTGGGCGAAGCAGTGGGACCAGGTGCTCGACTGGTCGAACGCGCCGTTCGCGAAGTGGTTCGTGGGCGGCCAGCTCAACGTGGCGTACAACTGCCTGGACCGGCACGTGGCGGCCGGCCGGGGCGACAAGGTGGCGATCCACTGGGAGGGTGAGCCGGGGGACACCCGCACCCTGACCTACGCGGACCTGCACAAGCTGACCTGCCAGGCGGCCAACACGCTGACCGACCTGGGCGTCACCGCGGGTGACCGGGTGGCGATCTACCTGCCGATGATCCCGGAGGCGGCGGTCGCCATGCTGGCCTGCGCCCGGATCGGCGCCACGCACAGCGTGGTCTTCGGCGGCTTCTCCGCCGACGCGTTGACCAACCGGATCCAGGACGCCAGCGCCAAGGTGGTGATCACCGCCGACGGCGGTTACCGCCGGGGCAAGCCGTCGGCGCTGAAGCCGACCGTCGACGAGGCGGTGGCGAAGTGCCCGTCGGTGGAGCACGTGCTGGTGGTCCGCCGCACCGGCGAGGACGTCGCCTGGTCGGCGAAGGACCGCTGGTGGCACGAGGTGGTGGAGACGGCGTCGCCGGAGCACGTCGCGCAGCCGTTCGACGCCGAGCACCCGCTGTTCATCCTCTACACCAGCGGCACGACCGCCCGGCCGAAGGGCATCCTGCACACCTCCGGCGGCTACCTGACCCAGACGTTGTACACCACGCACGCGGTCTTCGACCTGAAGCCGGAGACCGACGTCTACTGGTGCACCGCCGACATCGGCTGGGTGACCGGCCACTCGTACATCGTCTACGGCCCGCTCTCCAACGGCGCCACCCAGGTCATGTACGAGGGCACCCCGGACACCCCGCACAAGGGCCGGCTCTGGGAGATCGTCGACAAGTACGGCGTCACCATCCTGTACACCGCGCCGACCCTGATCCGCACCATGATGAAGTGGGGCGAGGACATCCCGGCCGGGTACGACCTCTCCTCGCTGCGGCTGCTCGGCAGCGTCGGCGAGCCGATCAACCCGGAGGCGTGGATCTGGTACCGCCAGCACGTCGGCCGGGGTGAGCTGCCGGTCGTGGACACCTGGTGGCAGACCGAGACCGGCGCGATCATGGTCTCGCCGCTGCCGGGCGTCACCGAGGCCAAGCCGGGCTCGGCGATGGCCCCGCTGCCCGGCATCGTGGCCGATGTGGTGGACGACCAGGGCCAGTCCGTGCCGAACGGCGGCGGTGGCTACCTGGTGCTCAGGGAGCCGTGGCCGTCGATGCTGCGCACGGTCTGGGGCGACGACAACCGGTTCATCGAGACGTACTGGTCGCGGTTCGGGGCCGGCGCCAACGCCGGCGACGAGTGGGTCTACTTCGCCGGCGACGGGGCGAAGAAGGACGACGACGGGCACATCTGGCTGCTCGGCCGGGTCGACGACGTGATGCTGGTGTCCGGCCACAACATCTCCACCACGGAGGTGGAGTCGGCGCTGGTCAGCCACCCGTCGGTGGCCGAGGCGGCGGTGGTCGGCGCGACCGACCCGACCACCGGCCAGGCGATCGTCGCGTTCGCCATCCCGCGCGGCAACGCGGAGACCTCCGGCGAGGCCGGCGAGCAGCTCATCGCCGACCTGCGCAACCACGTGGCGAAGACGCTCGGCCCGATCGCGAAGCCGCGGCAGATCATGCTGGTGCCCGAGCTGCCGAAGACCCGCTCCGGCAAGATCATGCGCCGGCTGCTGCGGGACGTCGCGGAGCGCCGCTCGCTCGGCGACGTCACCACGCTGCAGGACTCGTCGGTGATGGAGCTGATCGCGTCCGGCATGGGCGGCGGGAAGTCCGACGAGGACTGATTCCGGCCTACCCGGCGGTGGGTGACGGTCCGGACGGACCGTCACCCACCGTCGTTTTTCGGCTACCCGGTCGGAAGTTTGGTGGAGGTGCGACGGGCTGAACGGGCAGAGGGACGCGTCACCCCCTGTCGGCAGAGGTTCCCTCTCCTCTAGGTTCAGCCACATCGGACGGTTTGACGATCATCATTGCGACCTCGGCCCGTCCATTTTCCTCCTCCCATGCCCGACGAACGGAGTGGCATGAACACGAAACCCCATCGGCGGCGGCGCCTACTCGTCGCGCTGCCCGCCATCGCCCTCGCCGCCGCGTCGCTGACCGTGACGGGCAGCGCGGCTGCCCAGACGGCCGGTCCCGCGCCGGCCACCATCGGGGCGGACGAGTACTACATCAACTACGCCGAGCCCGAGGTGCAACCGGACACCGGCGGCAAGGAGGTCAAGGGCAAGGACGGGATCTTCACCTCGCCCGCCGACGAGGCCCGGGCGTACGACCGGAAGTACGCCGGTGGCAACCCGGTGACCGCCCGGGAGCTGGCCAAGCTGGAGGCCAAGGCGATCAAGACGGGCCAGAGCCCGCGCAAGATCAAGCAGGCCAAGGGCACCCAGACCGCCAAGCTGCTCACCCTGCTGGTGGAGTTCAACGACCAGGCGAACGACGACTTCACCAACGTCATGGTCCCCAGCACGGTCTTCGACGACCGGACCTGTGTCCCCGGCACCGTCCAGAACGGCCCGCGGCACAACAACATCGCCGACCCGGCCACCCTGCCCCACGAGGACAACAACTCGATGTGGGTGCCGAACTTCTCGCCCGAGCACTACAACAAGATGCTCTACACCAAGGAGGGCATCACCGAGCGGGTCCGGAAGGACCTGACCGGGCCGGACGGCAAGCCGGGCGTCAGCCTGGCCGGCCGGACCATGCACAACATGTACCTGGAGATGTCCAAGGGCGCGTACACGGTGGACGGGCAGGCCAGCCCGTGGATCACCGTGCCGCACTCGGAGGCCTGGTACGCCGCGTCCCGCTGCTTCCAGGACGAGAACGGCAACTGGGTCGCCGGACGGCAGCAGTCGATGAACGGCCACCCGGACAACCCGCTGGGTGCCGCGCGGCTCGCCACGGACGCGATCGACACGCTGGCCAAGATGGACCCGAACTTCCCCTGGGCCGACTACGACATCGAGGACCAGAGCGACCGGGACGGGGACGGCAACTACAACGAGCCGGACGGCGTCATCGACCACCTGGTGCTGGTGCACGCCGGCAAGGGCAAGTCCAGCGGCGGCGGCGACCAGGGCGTGTACGCCGTCTGGGCGCACTCCTCCTCGGTGGCCGGTGGCTACACCGTCCCCGGCACCAACCTGAAGGTGTCGAACTACATCGTGCAGCCGGAGGACGCCGGCGTCGGTGTGTTCGCCCACGAGTTCGGGCACGACCTCGGCCTGCCGGACCTCTACGACATCTCGGGCAACGCCGATTCGGACGTCGACTTCTGGGACCTGATGGCCTCGGGCTCGCACTCCGGCGAGATCTTCCAGGCCCTGCCCACGCACATGGGGCTGTGGGACAAGTGGGTGCTCGGTTGGGCCGACCCGCTGAACATCAACCCGGGTGACGACCCGCGCGCGGTGCAGCTCGGGCAGACCTCGCGTACGTCGGTCGGCACCAAGGACGGCATCAAGATCAACTTGCCGGACAAGGTGATCAAGCTGGCCGACCCGCACAGCGGGACCAACATGTGGTACAGCGGCGCCGACCAGGACTGGGCCGACGTCAAGCTGAGCCGTACGGTGACCGTCCCGAACGCCGCCGACGCGAAGTTCTGGATGTGGAACAACTACATCATCGAGCAGGACTGGGACATGGGCTTCGTCGAGGTCTCCACCGACGGCGGCGCCACCTGGACCGAGCAGAAGGTGTACGACGCGACCGGCAAGCTGGTCTCGACCAACGACGGCTACGCCGACCCGAACGGGCGGATGGCCGACTACGGCGGCAAGAAGTACGGCCTGACCGGCACCACCAACGGCTGGCGGCACGACTACGTCGACCTGTCGGCGTACGCCGGAAAGACGGTGCAGCTGCGCCTGCGCTCCGC comes from Micromonospora viridifaciens and encodes:
- a CDS encoding type II secretion system F family protein, which gives rise to MTIQGWLVIVLLAAAAATVAWPVRAGRARQRAVLGPAGRSRSPQASGVAGPAHGGRIGGARATADGGRRGKYAAAKRSVPVRPPGRHDATHPAATHPAGTHPAAAHPAATHPAAAHPAAAPVPAAGRRLRAAVSLSPTSAGAAVTGSAGDTADPLPGGLVGASRVVGPGAGAVAALAVDSVKADPGVPPPRRGLLLAVLSCGGAGAVLGGPVAAVVLTAYGVLAARAVRRRRARQLADRARRRELDQLSALAADLRAGLPVGDAVVDGPQRVARLARAAVRLADRTGAPLAELLERVEADARAADRGLAAAAAQAAGSRATAWLLAALPLGGIGLGYAIGVDPIAVLLHTTIGGGSALAAVALQIGGLLWAERFGAMPGRDD
- a CDS encoding Fic family protein, with product MTTDPLAPLLALADIAPAVERARERVDQAHRHRALRRHGGQVAAEVSLRTAVASAALEGRVHDREEVRAGTVTDPVLQGALRVAGALPGLSELWPKAPRQVLARLHVLAARDAVAESELGRPVADPVVAARLDGLAGLVAGGTKVPPLVLAAVVHGELLNLRPFAGPSGVVARAAARLVLISTGFDPRGLIGVDVGHREREPEYVGAAGAFATGTPDGLRSWLRHYMTSVEVAADQLTAVGDEILAAA
- a CDS encoding immune inhibitor A domain-containing protein, with the protein product MNTKPHRRRRLLVALPAIALAAASLTVTGSAAAQTAGPAPATIGADEYYINYAEPEVQPDTGGKEVKGKDGIFTSPADEARAYDRKYAGGNPVTARELAKLEAKAIKTGQSPRKIKQAKGTQTAKLLTLLVEFNDQANDDFTNVMVPSTVFDDRTCVPGTVQNGPRHNNIADPATLPHEDNNSMWVPNFSPEHYNKMLYTKEGITERVRKDLTGPDGKPGVSLAGRTMHNMYLEMSKGAYTVDGQASPWITVPHSEAWYAASRCFQDENGNWVAGRQQSMNGHPDNPLGAARLATDAIDTLAKMDPNFPWADYDIEDQSDRDGDGNYNEPDGVIDHLVLVHAGKGKSSGGGDQGVYAVWAHSSSVAGGYTVPGTNLKVSNYIVQPEDAGVGVFAHEFGHDLGLPDLYDISGNADSDVDFWDLMASGSHSGEIFQALPTHMGLWDKWVLGWADPLNINPGDDPRAVQLGQTSRTSVGTKDGIKINLPDKVIKLADPHSGTNMWYSGADQDWADVKLSRTVTVPNAADAKFWMWNNYIIEQDWDMGFVEVSTDGGATWTEQKVYDATGKLVSTNDGYADPNGRMADYGGKKYGLTGTTNGWRHDYVDLSAYAGKTVQLRLRSATDAAFAERGWFADDFSVTGGGATTWSDDVEGGANGWTQTGGTFTDTTGAGWHTDSGTQVKAHYYLAEWRNFDGFDQGLKYTYDTTYSRDAWKVEKVAYNAPGMLVWYRDTALGNVNHATAQLTALPSYGAKGGLLIVDSHNDPLRRTGEAAVKDPSVLDNLPSRPQSSNAAFSLNPTYPFNECLEAADEPYSEYCTSFGAQAPVSAFTDAKGWYPGIEIRDGAAYARDSDASVVIPSKGHAGYTTRVTNPDGTPAPAYYGATLGGGAIVLGTGNPGDAGVAYGVSITIKRAAKDNSYATVYVTSARP
- the acs gene encoding acetate--CoA ligase, which gives rise to MSEALANLLNETRQFPPPAELAANANVKADAYAEADGDRLGFWERQAGRLTWAKQWDQVLDWSNAPFAKWFVGGQLNVAYNCLDRHVAAGRGDKVAIHWEGEPGDTRTLTYADLHKLTCQAANTLTDLGVTAGDRVAIYLPMIPEAAVAMLACARIGATHSVVFGGFSADALTNRIQDASAKVVITADGGYRRGKPSALKPTVDEAVAKCPSVEHVLVVRRTGEDVAWSAKDRWWHEVVETASPEHVAQPFDAEHPLFILYTSGTTARPKGILHTSGGYLTQTLYTTHAVFDLKPETDVYWCTADIGWVTGHSYIVYGPLSNGATQVMYEGTPDTPHKGRLWEIVDKYGVTILYTAPTLIRTMMKWGEDIPAGYDLSSLRLLGSVGEPINPEAWIWYRQHVGRGELPVVDTWWQTETGAIMVSPLPGVTEAKPGSAMAPLPGIVADVVDDQGQSVPNGGGGYLVLREPWPSMLRTVWGDDNRFIETYWSRFGAGANAGDEWVYFAGDGAKKDDDGHIWLLGRVDDVMLVSGHNISTTEVESALVSHPSVAEAAVVGATDPTTGQAIVAFAIPRGNAETSGEAGEQLIADLRNHVAKTLGPIAKPRQIMLVPELPKTRSGKIMRRLLRDVAERRSLGDVTTLQDSSVMELIASGMGGGKSDED
- a CDS encoding TadA family conjugal transfer-associated ATPase gives rise to the protein MTGPGDSQELAVRVRQRFAEAATPVTPAAIVSAVRAEPGAVLGDTALLRIADRVHDDLVGAGPLAPLLADPQVTDVLVNGTRVWVDRGRGLHQVAVPLGTVDDVRRLAQRLTAAAGRRLDDASPYADARLPDGTRLHAVLPPVATDGPYLSLRTFRQRPFTLDELVHQGTVPRPVAPVLAAVVAARLAYLVTGGTGSGKTTLLNTLLGMVPGTERIVLVEDASELRPVHPHVIGLQARTSNVEGAGAVGLSDLVRQALRMRPDRLVVGECRGAEVVDLLAALNTGHDGGAGTLHANAATDVPARLEALGLLGGLPRAALHAQVTAALQVLLQMRRTAEGRVLESVSLLLPEGPDRLVTVVPAWVRGRGLGLAARPLGALLRERDVTVPPILCAAWPGSAGPS
- the ssd gene encoding septum site-determining protein Ssd, which produces MPPRTPLPPRHRLPLLVTADGELLDELLRLAAAGGTEVELAADPAAARARWAPAPLVLVGADQAQACLRARLPRRPRTVLVGRSGHLDPGTQVAELIGAEHVATLPAAEPWLVDRFAECVGDRSGPGGARVVAVLGGRGGAGASVLAGGLAVTAARARLRTLLVDVDPLGGGLDLVLGWEQLEGLRWPGLTDTDGRVDPPSLVRALPNRGDLVVLSWDRGDLLHLPAEAMAATVDAARRGRDVVVLDLPRHLDDAAVIALQAADRALVVVPAELRATAAAARVVAAAAPHCADLAVIVRGPSPGRLKAGEVARALGLPLAGTLRPEPGIRRGLERGEAPAAAGKGPLAVLCQRILGELTDVPARGAA
- a CDS encoding HAD family hydrolase — translated: MGRGAAFFDLDKTVIAKSSALAFGRPFYRDGLITRRDVVKSAYAQLMFRLGGTDEQTMARTRDYLATLCKGWQVEQVRQIVAETLHELINPYVYAEAAALIEEHQAAGRDVVLVSASGEEMVRPIGELLGVTDVIATRMAVEDGRYSGEVEFYAAGPSKVDAVSQLATERGYDLGASYAYSDSYSDRPLLECVGHPTAVNPDRALRKLAVENSWPVLEFRYPIPLGRRLRERPAVPVAAAALGVGVGVAIGIAWYGRHRRTRATTATPTT
- a CDS encoding TIR domain-containing protein, which encodes MPHKPRLFIGSSTEGLEVARAIQFHLQRDAETVLWADNVFAPTDYALESLERELQAADCGVFVLTPDDLVRSRGAQRKSPRDNVVLELGLFAGKLGRRRAVVVQPRGSNLKIPSDWLGINPVDYDHPEDPTKLITATASAATQLRLHLNGLPARPLHVTWDETCALVRKLAGMLRRSPSNGGFSFDVLVGLSRGGVIVADLLSRIYGGNTPVICLWADRHSAYPQTTFAPPDNWVNQYVLSALASERVRNILVVDDITRQGRTLAGAKDFLVSALPDKTVKSAILFAPPEARERIDYVARILDTRQVQTSFALVDD